One window of Kosakonia cowanii JCM 10956 = DSM 18146 genomic DNA carries:
- the thiD gene encoding bifunctional hydroxymethylpyrimidine kinase/phosphomethylpyrimidine kinase → MKRINALTIAGTDPSGGAGIQADLKTFSALGAYGCSVITALVAQNTRGVQSVYRIEPDFVAAQMDSVLSDVRIDTTKIGMLAETDIVEAVAERLRHYQVRNVVLDTVMLAKSGDPLLSPAAVASLRQHLLPQVSLITPNLPEAAALLDAPHARSEREMHEQGEALLALGCEAVLMKGGHLDDAESPDWLFTRDGAQRFTTVRIATKNTHGTGCTLSAALAALRPRHPGWAETVAEAKKWLTAALAQADTLEVGEGIGPVHHFHQWW, encoded by the coding sequence ATGAAACGGATTAATGCCTTAACCATTGCCGGCACCGACCCGAGCGGTGGCGCGGGGATCCAGGCGGATTTGAAAACCTTTTCGGCGCTGGGGGCTTATGGCTGTTCGGTGATCACCGCGCTGGTGGCGCAAAACACCCGCGGCGTGCAGTCGGTATACCGAATCGAGCCTGATTTCGTTGCTGCCCAGATGGACTCGGTGCTGAGCGATGTGCGCATCGACACCACTAAAATCGGCATGCTGGCGGAAACCGACATTGTCGAAGCGGTGGCAGAGCGTCTGCGCCATTACCAGGTGCGCAATGTGGTGCTGGATACGGTAATGCTGGCGAAAAGCGGCGATCCACTGTTATCGCCTGCGGCGGTCGCCTCCCTGCGCCAGCATTTACTGCCGCAGGTTTCCCTTATCACGCCCAATCTGCCGGAAGCGGCGGCGCTGTTAGATGCGCCCCATGCGCGCAGCGAGCGCGAGATGCATGAGCAGGGCGAAGCTCTGTTAGCGCTCGGTTGTGAGGCGGTATTGATGAAGGGTGGTCATCTGGACGACGCCGAAAGCCCCGACTGGCTCTTTACTCGCGATGGCGCACAGCGCTTTACCACCGTGCGCATTGCAACAAAAAACACCCACGGTACAGGCTGCACGCTCTCGGCGGCGCTGGCGGCCCTGCGACCGCGCCACCCGGGCTGGGCTGAAACGGTTGCAGAGGCGAAAAAGTGGCTTACCGCTGCGCTGGCACAGGCCGATACGCTTGAAGTGGGAGAGGGTATCGGCCCGGTTCACCACTTCCATCAGTGGTGGTAA
- the thiM gene encoding hydroxyethylthiazole kinase yields MQPDLLDPVHSAHALQQLRTLSPLVHCMTNDVVQTFTANVLLSLGASPAMVIDREEAQQFSAIADALLINVGTLTRERAEAMHAAIESANRAQTPWTLDPVAVGALAFRSGFCQQLLSLRPAAIRGNASEILALAGMPGGGRGVDTTDSALAALPAAQQLAQQTGAVVAVTGEIDYITDGVQTLSISGGDPLMTRVVGTGCALSAVVAACCALPGERRLNIASACRIMKQAGSRAVKQSAGPGSFVPAFLDALAANGKGE; encoded by the coding sequence ATGCAACCTGACCTGCTTGATCCTGTGCACTCTGCACACGCGTTACAGCAACTCCGTACACTCTCTCCCCTTGTTCACTGTATGACGAATGACGTCGTGCAAACCTTTACCGCCAACGTCCTGCTCTCGCTCGGCGCCTCACCGGCGATGGTAATCGATCGTGAAGAGGCGCAGCAGTTCAGCGCCATTGCTGATGCCTTACTTATTAATGTCGGCACGCTGACGCGCGAACGCGCTGAAGCAATGCACGCCGCAATTGAGAGCGCTAACCGCGCGCAAACCCCCTGGACGCTCGACCCGGTTGCCGTTGGCGCACTCGCCTTTCGCTCCGGTTTCTGCCAACAACTCCTCTCTCTTCGACCGGCCGCCATCCGCGGCAACGCTTCTGAAATCCTCGCCCTGGCCGGTATGCCAGGCGGCGGGCGCGGCGTCGACACCACCGATAGCGCGCTGGCGGCGCTGCCCGCGGCGCAGCAGCTGGCTCAACAGACCGGCGCGGTGGTCGCAGTCACTGGGGAGATTGATTACATCACCGATGGTGTACAAACCCTCAGCATCAGCGGCGGCGATCCGCTGATGACGCGAGTGGTCGGCACCGGCTGCGCGCTCTCGGCGGTGGTGGCTGCCTGTTGCGCCTTGCCCGGCGAGCGACGGCTCAATATTGCGTCAGCCTGCCGGATAATGAAGCAGGCGGGCAGCCGCGCGGTGAAACAGAGCGCTGGCCCTGGCAGTTTCGTCCCCGCTTTTCTTGATGCGCTGGCGGCAAACGGGAAGGGGGAGTAA
- a CDS encoding IS3 family transposase (programmed frameshift), which translates to MKKRFSDEQIISILREAEAGVSARELCRKHAISDATFYAWRKKYGSMEVPEVKRLKSLEEENARLRKLLAEAMLDKEALQVTLGRKLLTTDQKREAMVLMCDATGLSQRRACRLTGLPLSTCRYDAQRPAADAHLSGRITELALERRRFGYRRIWQLLRREGLHVNHKRVYRIYHLNGLSVKRRRRRKGLATERFPLLRPDAPNLTWSMDFVMDALTNGRRIKCLTCVDDVTKECLMIIAAFGIAGVQITRILDTIALFRGYPTTIRTDQGLEFTCRALDQWAFEHGVELRLIQPGKPTQNGFIESFNGRFRDECLNKHWFSDILHARKTINDWRQDYNECRPHSSLDHQTPAEFATDWRNRKYEEKPTDITN; encoded by the exons ATGAAGAAGCGTTTTTCCGACGAACAGATCATCAGTATCCTCCGCGAGGCTGAAGCCGGGGTTTCTGCCCGTGAGCTCTGCCGCAAGCACGCCATTTCCGACGCCACCTTTTACGCTTGGCGTAAGAAGTATGGCAGTATGGAGGTGCCCGAGGTTAAGCGCCTGAAGTCGCTTGAGGAAGAGAACGCCAGGCTCAGGAAGCTGCTTGCCGAAGCCATGCTGGATAAGGAGGCGCTTCAGGTGACTCTGGGGCGAAAGT TACTGACGACAGACCAGAAGCGGGAAGCCATGGTGTTGATGTGTGATGCGACCGGTCTGTCGCAACGTCGTGCCTGCAGGCTTACAGGTTTGCCCCTGTCGACCTGCCGTTATGATGCTCAGCGTCCGGCTGCTGATGCACATTTATCAGGGCGTATTACTGAACTGGCGCTTGAACGCAGACGTTTTGGTTACCGGCGCATCTGGCAGTTGCTGCGCAGGGAGGGCCTTCACGTCAATCACAAGCGGGTATACCGTATTTACCACCTTAATGGACTGAGTGTAAAACGCAGACGACGCCGTAAAGGGCTGGCGACCGAACGGTTTCCGCTTCTGCGCCCGGATGCGCCGAACCTTACATGGTCGATGGATTTCGTTATGGACGCACTGACCAACGGTCGCAGGATCAAGTGCCTGACCTGTGTGGATGATGTCACGAAGGAGTGTCTGATGATCATCGCAGCTTTCGGTATTGCCGGCGTTCAGATCACGCGCATTCTGGACACCATCGCGCTATTTCGGGGCTATCCGACAACAATAAGAACCGATCAGGGCCTGGAATTTACCTGCCGCGCGCTCGATCAATGGGCCTTTGAGCATGGCGTGGAACTACGGCTTATCCAGCCGGGTAAGCCAACGCAGAACGGATTTATTGAAAGTTTTAACGGACGCTTTCGCGATGAGTGTCTGAATAAACACTGGTTCAGCGATATTCTTCATGCCCGGAAAACGATTAATGACTGGCGGCAGGATTATAACGAGTGCCGTCCCCATTCATCGCTGGATCACCAGACACCAGCTGAATTCGCAACGGACTGGCGAAACAGGAAATATGAAGAAAAACCAACCGACATTACTAACTGA
- a CDS encoding tyrosine-type recombinase/integrase, which translates to MKWIMLLLIYTGARRGEIAKLKASQIKLDADTQRHYLYIAEDGNGKTENATREVALHSDLIDFGFLDFVKGKSGHLFPDIASTSLNQLAQQFIEIRDGLGISALDKDGSRRAIHSLRHTIITYASGWMKDITHLQSVVGHVKSNLGVTKRYIHTVPLASLLYIIDGLEWK; encoded by the coding sequence ATGAAATGGATCATGCTTTTGCTTATTTATACTGGTGCTCGCCGTGGTGAAATTGCTAAACTAAAAGCTTCTCAAATTAAGCTTGATGCTGATACTCAACGTCATTACTTATATATAGCGGAAGATGGTAACGGTAAAACAGAGAACGCTACACGAGAAGTAGCGCTACATAGTGATCTTATTGATTTTGGATTCCTTGATTTCGTTAAAGGGAAATCAGGTCATTTATTCCCTGATATAGCAAGTACTAGCCTTAATCAGCTTGCTCAGCAATTTATTGAAATTCGTGATGGGTTAGGTATCTCCGCTTTAGATAAAGATGGATCACGTAGAGCTATACATAGTTTGCGTCATACGATTATTACTTATGCTTCTGGCTGGATGAAAGATATTACTCATCTTCAAAGTGTAGTAGGCCATGTTAAATCTAATCTTGGAGTGACGAAACGTTATATTCACACTGTACCGCTTGCATCTTTACTTTACATCATTGATGGGCTTGAATGGAAATGA